DNA sequence from the Raineyella sp. LH-20 genome:
ACGATCCGGGCACGATCCCCCGGCTCACCGCCGGACACGAGGTGACGCTCGACGACCTGCAGCGACGACTCGCCGACCTGTCGGGCGACGCGGTGTTCGACGCCGTGCAGACCGACGTCCAGCGACTGGGCAAGGAGGTGACCGACGCCCACAGCATGGCCGTGGTGTACGTCGGCATGTACGCGCTGAGCTGGGTCAACCGGCGGATGAAGCGCTGGCTCGGCGTCGAGGCTGCCGGGGACGCGCTCTCGCAATCGGTCGGCAACGACGTCACCTCGACGATGGGGCTGGCGCTCCTCGACGTCGCCGACGCCGTCCGCAGCCGTCCCGCCGTGCTGGCCGCCCTGCCGCAGCTGACCGACGCCACCTTCTTCGAGGACCTGGCGGCACTGGACGGTGGGGAGGAGGTCGGCCGGGTGATCCGGGACTTCCTCACGACGTACGGCATGCGGTGCTCCGGCGAGATCGACATCACCCGGCCGCGGTGGAGCGAGGCACCGTCCATCCTGGTCCCGGTGATCCTCAGTGCGATCCGGAATCTGGAGCCGGACGCCCGTACGATCCGGGTCGAACGGAGCCGGCGGGAGGCCGAGGAACTGGAGCAGAGCCTGCTCGACCGGCTCCGCACCCTGCGGGGCGGTCGGCGCAAGGCGGCGCGGACAGCGACGATGATCAGCCGGCTGCGGAACTTCGCCGGTTATCGCGAATACCCGAAGTACCTGATGATGCGCCACTATTGGGTGCTCAAGCACGCCCTGACGGGTGAGGCGGCCGGTCTGGTCGCCGACGCCGTCGTGGAGCGGCCCGACGACGTGTATTTCCTGACCGTCGAAGAATTCCGGGAGGCGGTCCGGACCCGCCGGGTGGACAGCGGCCTGATCGCGCGACGTCGGGCCGAGCACCAGGCCTGGGCACGGCTGACCCCGCCGCGGGTGATCACCTCGGACGGCGAGGTCCCACCCGGCTCGTACGACCACTCCGCCGTCCCGGCCGGTGCCCTGGTCGGGATCGCGGCCTCGGCCGGGACGGTCGAGGGCCGGGCGCGGATCATCCGCGACCTACCGGAGGCCCACCTGGAGGAGGGCGACATCCTGGTCACCACGTTCACCGATCCGAGCTGGACCCCGGTCTTCCTCTCCGTGAAGGGTGTGGTGACCGAGGTCGGCGGCGCGGGCACCCATGGTGCGGTCGTCGCACGTGAGTACGGCCTGCCGGCGGTGGTCGGGGTCGAGGGCGCCACCCGGCTGATCAGCGACGGCCGACGGATCCGGGTGAACGGCACCGACGGGTACGTGGAGTTGCTCTGATATGGAGATCGTCCGCAGCCGCACCCATGCCGTGCAGCCGCACTGACCGTTCCGGCCCGCGGGTCAGTCGCGCTCCAGCCGCTCCTTCAGCGTCACCAGGTCGGCCGCCACCGCCAGGACGTCGGAGGCGTACGACTCGTCGGTCATCCCCGGGCGGCGACGGACGGTGAAGACCACCTCGCAGATGTCGGGCTGCGCCGCCTCACCGGGCACCACCCGCATCGGGTTGTAGAAGCTCTCCCCCGACGGCACGGTCACCACGTGGTCGAGCACCCCGAGGTCGTTGCGGCGAACGTACGCGATCCGGACCCGCCCCATCGGCGAGTCGGTGGCCCAGGCGTCGCCGTCGGGCTCGATCGTGGCGCCCGCCAGCCCGGCGGCCCAGGCGGGCAGATGCCGCGGGTCGGCGGCGTACGCGTAGACCACGTCGGCCGGCCGGTGGATCCAGACGCTGACGTGACGGGACGGGAGCAGCGGATCGGTCATGTGTTTCTCCTATGTCAAGCGGCTGCCGGAAGGCAAGCCCCCGGGACCGATTGCTGGGCGTTCTTGAGGGTGGTGAAGACCAGGCGGACGAGTTGGCGTTTGAGGCAGCGCAGGGCCTCACGGTTGGACATGCCTTCAGACTTCTTCTTCTCGTAGTAGGCCCTCCCCAGACTGTCCTTGAGACGGGTCTGGGTGAGGGCGATCCGGTGGATGGCGCAGTTGATCTGGCGGTTGCCCGAGCGTGTCATCCTCACCCTGCCCGCGGTCCGGCCCGACCAGACCGGGATCGGAGCGATCCCGGCATGACGGGCCAGTTGGGCCTCATGAGCGAACCGGTCGACCCCGCCAATCTCCCCAACCAGCTTCGCCGCGGTCA
Encoded proteins:
- a CDS encoding SRPBCC family protein; the encoded protein is MTDPLLPSRHVSVWIHRPADVVYAYAADPRHLPAWAAGLAGATIEPDGDAWATDSPMGRVRIAYVRRNDLGVLDHVVTVPSGESFYNPMRVVPGEAAQPDICEVVFTVRRRPGMTDESYASDVLAVAADLVTLKERLERD